The DNA sequence aattagatccCTAGAGATcataaatactccattcgtctccTATTAAGAATCctgatttgttattttagtcTATTCGTAATTCGTAATTAGGAGTCCtggttcacttttattataaatagtacaAGGTCTTACACTCGACTAACGTattctattcacattttattgtaaaactaatatacaaaaatggATTCCtaattccactatcttttttcactcattttccAATATGGATTATTTTCCAAAAGTCGTGCGAAACTCAAATGCGACTCCTAATGTTGAGCGTGAGGACCGTCTTCTAAATGATGGTCCTTATCTAATCTGTctaatatgcatttttatgAGTTCGTCTGATTTATATCCGAGATATCTATTTGCATCCAAATAGGATGGTCTATGGGGCGTCCTCTTGAGGACAACAAccacatatatatttgtatcgAGTACTATGATCTATGTACCCATATCTGTCACTAAACACATTTTATGCTCTCGTGTGACATTATAATATTAACTAATCTTGATATTTGGTgcatgaaattttgttttttaaattagaattcaaATACTGATAGAAATTAGGAGGATGgcccatgagacttatatactgATTTCAGTTCTCTTTGTacaccgatgtgggatagttctaatattactattttttagtttcaattgccaacaaatacaaatttgaaagtttgatatttccttcttttaatttcttgaacATTGTTAAATAATTCATGTCTTCATCACTTAGCGAAACAATCTCATAATTGACCGGAAGTAAATAAACACGCAATCACTCATATcccttttatttaatactccatcatCCACTTCATGCATTGCTACAATCAGTAGGCTTAAACGACACCGTCTTCTTCACCAAATCATACCCGACCAAGTAGTCCATCTGCGCCAGATTCCCATAAATCGCAATCCCCAAACTAGTCGACTCCGCAAAGGCAAAGCACACCGAACTCTCACTCGTCTTAACAAAAGCGTTGTAAGCCTTCAACTTCACATCAGCCCCCTTAAAATGCGCCGTGATTTCCGGAATCTTGCTCTCAAACTCCTCCGTCGCAGGGTAACACAGCTTCAGCTGCCTCGCCGGATCCGCGATCTCCTTCATTCCCACCTCCCTCTTCACCGCCGTCTCCACTTCCCGGTACATCTCGCTCGGCAGGAACGTCAGCGTCGTCCCCGAATCTATGATTATGTTCCCTTCCCCCGATTGAAACACGTCGCCGCCTTCATCGCTGCCTTCGCCGTCGTCGGATGACGACAACGGAGCCAGGTTGAATCTCTTGTTTCCGACGCTCATGCCTTCCAAAGTGAGATAGTAGAAGGTATCCGGCGACTTGGCGACGATCGGAGTCGTCAAAACCCCCGCGCCGGAGACCACGGCCTCGTCCCCGAAGTGCATCTTGCTAGGCTGGCTCGACCGCCCGGAGATCGGCACGAGGCAGTAGGAGAATTTCCCCTTAATCGAGGTCTGCATCTGCCGGATCAACGACTCTTTCCCGCCGCCGAGGCCGACGATCCCGGACGCGCCGGCGCCGAATGTGCCCTGGTCGACGTGGCCGCAGCCGATGATGGTGGTGGGGATGGACTCGTTGGCgcctagggttagggtttcggTGGCCAGGTCGCCTCTGCTGTAGGATCTGTCGCCGTACTGGATGGAGTAGTTGCAGACGCCCTTAGCGCCGCCGCCGCAGGAGGTGCTGCGGACGGATTTGCACGTGGGTGAGCTGCACGGGACCGCCTTGTAGGTGGAGGATTTGCTCGGGTCGAAGATTGGGGCCTTCTGCTTGAAGCATTTCTGGCAGGGGGCGCACTGCACCCACGTGAGGTCGCTCCCCGTGTCGGCGATGGCTAGGGTTTCGACTTGGGGGGTGCCGAGGCCGAACCTCATGAGGTACTCGCCGGCGTCCGGGACAATGTCGACTGAGGCTGCTTGTGGAGAGTTGTTGCCGCCGTCTCTGAGGATTAGGGTTTTCGCGCGGTTGAATGATCGTTGCACGGTGGCTGAGACGTGCTCGAAGGAGGATTGGAGTGAGGGGGATTTTAGGGAATCTCTGTGGATCAGATCGACGCTGAATCCTGCTGCTTCAGTTGCATGGAGGATTGAGATTAGGGCTAGTGCACAAGCTAGTGCTATTTTGATGAGTTTCATTGTTCCAGCCATGAGTGATGTTGTTTTATGTTGTTGTGTTATACTAATGTGTGTTTGGGTTTATATAGTTGGAGAGTTTTTGATGATTTATGTAATGATGTCGATGGCCAAGATGCTCTCCTGGAATAATGGTTTTCTTGCATAAATGAAAGTTACCATATTTGTTATTGGAAATCCTCAGATAGAGTACAGCCTTAAATGCTtgattaaagtaagagatatttGTTAAATGAGTGATGCCATGGTTTTACTTCAGGATATATCActgtaattttggattttctcaCTACGTCCTCTGTAATAGGACTAAAATGAATGAGTCTATATAGCACACCACAAAGTTTTTTAAAACTAGGGAGAATCATGTAAATGTGGTTCTCATCACTCCATTAGATACAcacattttataatactctttccgtttcatagtaatggaggcgtttcttttcggcacggagattaagaaaaattatattaggtgagttaagtaaagggagaataaagtggaaaatgaaaaaaagtagagaaaagaagagaaaaaaaagtaagagagagtaaagtagatgtgaaaaaatgtgttgacttgtacttaaaaggaaaatgaattaCTATGTAACATaccaaaattacaaaatgactctattaccgTGGAACAGATGGGTActaataatatacaaaatgGAATCATACTctccactaaatttttttaatttattttcattcgcacatttcttaaaaatcataCGGAATCAAAAGAAAAGTTATAATTGTAGATTGAgaatacataatattttaggtatttttatTAGCTATTTGATCCCTTCCTAGCTAGggtaattataaatatatgtacgCCGtcatatgtatttttttagtagtaATTATATTGGCAATACTGTTATGCAAAAAATTGATACTATTAAGTTCATTTTAATCACACAATTGGTCCtctcattttgaaaatttctcaTCTTTGTCCAAATTATCAATGTAATTAAGTTCAAGGTCAGGAATAGTCAGCCACTCaaccttagagcatccgcaatggtcggctagcgaccggctagccgattcttCGCGCTGGCCGgtggctagccgaaccattatAGGCGGCCAGCGGTATACCGGCCAgccgatcggcgtgggctggccgattggtgggcgctggccgatgcgctagccgatcggctagccgccattgtagcttcccgatcggccagcgatcggccagcgccgatttttgttttgttttttttttctttcacaaacctatataaacgcgattttcgtttcattttcatttgcaccacttgttttaacgagttttctctctctctaactttctgtacaaaaGCATCATCgcgcgatgagtaacgcgggtggtagcggtggtggtagtggtggtagtggtggggatgcttgaggagtacgaacggaggatgaacgaggctacggatgcctacatgaaccgcgagatggagcggtacatgcgtatggtggaacagcaggcgatacctcgccctccacgagttgtccaccaccgagcagtgattgatcgggatcacgtagctgcacatcagcggctgtacgacgactacttttcagagaacccgcggttttccgccaacatgttccggcggcattttagaatgcgcagggagttgtttatgcgcattGTTGGGGCATTAGAGCGTCAatatctgtgtttccgcttcaggcacgatgcggctggcagacccggccacacccctattcaaaagtgcacggcggcaatcaggcagttggcctacggaggcgcggcggacatgtgggatgagtacctccacatcggtgagtcgacaACCACTGAAATGTCTGAAGGAGTTCGTCAAGGGGGCGTGATAAGCGTTTTCGGTGAGcggtaccttcgaagccctactcccgaagattgtcggaatttgatgcggatgcacggggagaagcatgggttccccgggatgttaggcggcatagattgtatgcattgggagtggaaagaactgtccgactgcactggaagggggcctacacgaccggctacaagtcaaagaaccccacgataatcctcgaggccgtaggcTGATTACTGGCTGTGGAtcggcatgcgtattttggggtagccgggtcgaacaacgacctcaacgtcccgAACTtgtctcccctcttcaacgagaagtgccagggcgtcggtccagccgtctcatttgtggccaacggcaaccggcatgatatgggctactacttggcggatgggatataccctcggtggccggtctttgtgaagacgatccgacaaacaagtgatgaaaagaaggcctactttgcgcaacgacaggagtcggcgcgcaaggacgtggagcgcgcatttggtgtgctccggtctcgatgggcggcaattaagggtccaacgcgtttgtgggatgtcggatgcgtttcccAGATAATGTACGCATGCATTATCCttcacaacatgatcgtcgaagacgaaggcgtacaactgactagttgggtcggtgacgatgaagccggtccaagccacggaacggctacccctagtgtacgacgtgggatacctctcgatgaagccggccgccttcaggaatttgccaacatgcgccaagtggatgctaatattcaactccaaaaggatataatagaagagttgtgggcacggaggattgcacggcgatagttttttttctttattatgcatgtacttttttttatatatgtaacttttttaaatgcaattaatgaattttcccgtatatgtgtcgtaaatttaattccgtaatttaatcgtaattttaattccgtaaatgtagtataatttgaattatttttattgcggctgacctatggctggcctaaatctaatgtggcaggtggattttttagtgttgccgACGTGGCatgggagagaatggctggcctatggctggcctaagtaccattgcggatgctcttaagtAGTGAAGAAATGGGAAAACGTGGATTAAATAGAATTtgtggataaaataaaaaggatgaTGAGTTTGGCATCGGGCATCTCCACTTACATATATTGAACGAATATTAACATGAATATATAGTTGAATCTGAAAGTCATGCACATGAAATTTTCAGTTTACTTGGAAAATAGACCTTTATCAATACGTTATCACTTCCCGGTAAAAATTCTCTTTAAAATGAGGAAACAAATAAGACCACTTAGGGCATTGGCATTAGTAATGGTGGCCGATCTACGGAGCCCATCGCAGAGcctatctctatttttttcttgccACGTAAGCAGACTCATCTCAGAGCCTATCTCAGGGCCTATCTCCATTTtctcctgccacgtcagcagatCCATCTCAGAGCCCATCTCCCTGCAATGAGAGTTCATCCCAGAGCCTATCTCATAACCTATCTCTTTTCCACATCatcactattttatattttttacttttgattTAGTGTGAAATAAAGTGATATAAAacaacaagaaataaatacaactcaataaaaaaaatcattaaaaagaaaacatcctacatttaaaaaaaatatagaaaaaacaaactaaaaatattgataaaaatattgaaaacatTGTGACTATAGAGAGAAGTAAAATGTAGGGTGAGATAAAATGAATTGGGACGAATGTGAATAATTGGTTGGGAATGAGGTATATATAGGggatgaaaaatgaataaaaaaagaagaggaatcggCCTTGGGGAGAAGCCCATGGTGAGTGGCCATCGGCCCTTGCTCCACAATGGGGGCCTTTGAGAGCCCTGGGGGCATTCGCTCGGGCCAAGCGATCGACACTCATTGCTAATGCTCTTAAttctataattaaatcattagaTTATTACACAACCAATTTTACGTACTGAGGAAATGTGTCTTCCgtgataaatttaattacttatacTCTTCTAGATAGCTGACGTCatctatttgaaaaaatgCAGCTGTATAAATAGATGAAGAATTGT is a window from the Salvia hispanica cultivar TCC Black 2014 chromosome 1, UniMelb_Shisp_WGS_1.0, whole genome shotgun sequence genome containing:
- the LOC125185648 gene encoding aspartic proteinase CDR1-like, which gives rise to MAGTMKLIKIALACALALISILHATEAAGFSVDLIHRDSLKSPSLQSSFEHVSATVQRSFNRAKTLILRDGGNNSPQAASVDIVPDAGEYLMRFGLGTPQVETLAIADTGSDLTWVQCAPCQKCFKQKAPIFDPSKSSTYKAVPCSSPTCKSVRSTSCGGGAKGVCNYSIQYGDRSYSRGDLATETLTLGANESIPTTIIGCGHVDQGTFGAGASGIVGLGGGKESLIRQMQTSIKGKFSYCLVPISGRSSQPSKMHFGDEAVVSGAGVLTTPIVAKSPDTFYYLTLEGMSVGNKRFNLAPLSSSDDGEGSDEGGDVFQSGEGNIIIDSGTTLTFLPSEMYREVETAVKREVGMKEIADPARQLKLCYPATEEFESKIPEITAHFKGADVKLKAYNAFVKTSESSVCFAFAESTSLGIAIYGNLAQMDYLVGYDLVKKTVSFKPTDCSNA